A stretch of the Gossypium hirsutum isolate 1008001.06 chromosome D07, Gossypium_hirsutum_v2.1, whole genome shotgun sequence genome encodes the following:
- the LOC107953611 gene encoding putative glycine-rich cell wall structural protein 1 → MEKKLQLKSFHFTLFFLFFLLFAFNIVGAFGTRKTLSMEGSNAPNGGSNGATGSAHGPNWDYSWGWGSSPGSGWGYGSGSGRSPNGFGRGYGFGFGSGTGSGSGSGYGYGSGGAHGGGYGAGSGTGGGGGSGGGSGGGGSTENGNGNRWPSRNPNPNHHG, encoded by the coding sequence ATGGAGAAAAAATTGCAACTTAAGTCCTTTCATTTCACCctcttcttccttttcttcttaTTGTTTGCATTTAATATTGTGGGTGCTTTTGGTACTAGGAAAACACTATCCATGGAAGGCTCTAATGCACCAAACGGTGGTTCCAATGGTGCTACTGGTTCAGCCCATGGTCCTAACTGGGACTACAGTTGGGGATGGGGTTCAAGCCCTGGTAGTGGATGGGGTTATGGTTCTGGTTCAGGGAGGTCTCCTAATGGGTTCGGGAGGGGTTACGGGTTCGGGTTTGGGTCTGGTACTGGTTCAGGTTCTGGTTCTGGTTATGGTTATGGGAGTGGTGGTGCTCATGGTGGTGGATATGGTGCTGGAAGTGGAACCGGTGGTGGTGGTGGTTCTGGTGGTGGAAGTGGTGGTGGTGGTTCGACTGAAAATGGAAATGGTAACCGTTGGCCATCAAGGAACCCGAACCCTAATCACCATGGTTAA